In Neovison vison isolate M4711 chromosome 14, ASM_NN_V1, whole genome shotgun sequence, the following proteins share a genomic window:
- the ITPRIPL2 gene encoding inositol 1,4,5-trisphosphate receptor-interacting protein-like 2, producing the protein MSVHYTLNLRVFWPLVTGLCTALVCLYHVLRGSGGARAEPPDGTDGGFPLLKVAVLLFLGYILLRCRHAVRQRFLPGSPRLGSHSTFSPGHFPEPSLGILLESYYEHELRLSPHVLGHSKAHVSRIVGELVRAGRARGSPGPIPGGALALAFRGDFIQVGSAYEQHKIRRPDGFDVLVPLRLPPLVALEPRSLGPEPALAPAFHGCFVCALKAPPGASGSQWLRDCKPFADGFCVDVLGRRHLSAPLVLRWFQAHLQRSLATVRYSLEGRCRVSLTPGGLEQPPTLHILPCRTDYGCCRLSMAVRLIPAVHLGDGVFLVAPPPSPSPVGPLSELPGGLRTDALWGVNTARQEQKLLCWVQERAPPGACYLKCLQLLKALRDLGARGLDPVATAQWGRILSSYMLKTALLAVLLREGVPAQGWDEAHLCDRLEELVQFLRDCLLRRQTLFHCVLGPGGAAAEVGPLPKVLREAAPVDLLAAFDRQARELAASRLLSTWRRLPQLLRVYGGPRYLDRCPPPRSQRAQGFPEDQP; encoded by the coding sequence ATGTCGGTGCACTACACCCTCAATCTGCGCGTCTTCTGGCCCCTGGTGACCGGCCTCTGCACTGCCCTTGTGTGCCTCTACCATGTCCTCCGGGGAAGCGGGGGCGCCCGGGCCGAGCCCCCCGACGGTACGGACGGCGGCTTCCCGCTGCTCAAGGTAGCGGTCCTGCTCTTCCTCGGCTACATCCTCCTGCGCTGTCGCCACGCGGTTCGGCAGCGCTTCCTCCCAGGGTCTCCTCGCCTGGGGAGCCACTCCACCTTCTCTCCTGGACACTTCCCAGAGCCGAGTCTTGGCATCTTGCTGGAGAGTTACTACGAGCACGAGTTGCGCCTGTCCCCGCACGTGCTGGGCCACAGCAAGGCGCACGTGAGCCGAATCGTGGGCGAGCTGGTGCGGGCTGGCCGCGCCCGGGGATCCCCTGGCCCCATCCCCGGCGGGGCGCTGGCCTTGGCCTTCCGTGGAGACTTCATCCAGGTGGGCAGCGCCTACGAGCAGCATAAAATCCGGCGGCCCGACGGCTTCGACGTGCTGGTGCCGCTGCGTCTCCCGCCGCTGGTGGCGCTGGAGCCCAGGAGTCTGGGCCCTGAGCCCGCGCTGGCCCCAGCCTTCCACGGCTGCTTCGTGTGCGCCCTCAAGGCTCCGCCGGGGGCCTCCGGGAGCCAGTGGCTCCGGGACTGCAAACCCTTCGCCGACGGCTTCTGCGTGGATGTGCTCGGGCGGCGTCACCTCTCTGCCCCGCTGGTGCTGCGCTGGTTCCAGGCGCACCTGCAGCGCTCCCTGGCCACCGTGCGCTACAGTCTGGAGGGGCGTTGTCGGGTCAGCCTGACCCCGGGCGGCCTGGAACAGCCTCCCACCCTGCACATCCTGCCCTGCCGCACCGACTATGGCTGCTGCCGCCTGTCCATGGCAGTGCGTCTCATCCCCGCTGTACATCTGGGTGATGGCGTTTTCCTCGTGGCACCGCCACCTTCACCCTCACCCGTCGGGCCCCTGTCCGAGCTCCCGGGAGGCCTGCGCACGGATGCACTGTGGGGTGTGAACACAGCTCGGCAGGAGCAGAAGCTGCTGTGCTGGGTGCAGGAACGGGCCCCTCCAGGTGCCTGCTACCTCAAGTGCCTACAGTTACTTAAAGCTCTGCGAGACCTGGGCGCCCGCGGGCTGGACCCAGTGGCCACAGCCCAGTGGGGACGCATCCTGTCCTCATATATGCTCAAGACAGCGCTGCTGGCGGTGCTGCTGCGTGAGGGGGTTCCTGCTCAAGGCTGGGACGAGGCACACCTGTGCGATCGGTTGGAAGAATTAGTGCAGTTTCTTAGGGACTGCCTGCTGCGGCGCCAGACGCTCTTCCACTGCGTCCTGGGCCCTGGTGGGGCAGCTGCCGAGGTGGGCCCCCTGCCCAAGGTACTGCGTGAGGCCGCCCCTGTTGACCTCCTGGCTGCATTCGACAGGCAAGCCCGGGAACTTGCCGCATCGAGGTTGCTGTCCACTTGGCGAAGGCTGCCCCAGCTTCTCCGGGTCTACGGAGGTCCTCGCTACCTTgacaggtgccccccaccccggagtCAGCGGGCACAGGGATTCCCTGAAGATCAACCATAA